In Bombus huntii isolate Logan2020A chromosome 9, iyBomHunt1.1, whole genome shotgun sequence, a single window of DNA contains:
- the LOC126869265 gene encoding ribonuclease kappa-B, which yields MKICGPKYALCGLILSTWGIFQLLLMGIFFYYNSVALIEDLPLGEQTFNKPTDFYAVAERGYKQNAYNCWIAACIYVLTFLFSGHQFYINSRSSLSV from the exons atgaagatatGTGGACCTAAGTATGCCCTATGTGGCCTGATATTATCTACTTGGGGTATATTCCAATTA ctCCTGATGGGAATATTCTTTTACTACAACAGTGTAGCTTTAATAGAAGACCTTCCGTTGGGAGAACAGACTTTTAATAAACCTACAGATTTTTATGCTGTAGCAGAGAGGGGTTATAAACAAAATGCATATAATTGTTGGATTGCAGCTTGTATCTATGTCCTTACATTCTTATTTTCTGGAcatcaattttatataaattctaGATCATCTTTAAgcgtttaa
- the LOC126869259 gene encoding major facilitator superfamily domain-containing protein 12-like isoform X2, with protein sequence MENEHIVTDDYSEIIQRLPFSRKLLYGIGHVLNDICASMWFTYLLVFFHLVLGFNSISAGIILLIGQVADALATPFVGFHSDKDDNFGLCKYGRRKTWHLIGTLCILFAFPFIFSRCIGCETSHEWAQLIYYAAFVIIFQFGWAAVQISHLSLVPELTPSEYERTELIAIRYSFTVLSNIFVYCITWAVLHVTDTNASNSQIGPDDAKKFQEVVFIGIGVGAVTSILFHTFVKENFVNNSDGSLNRNSRTVLVLLKDVQLYQVACIYMPTRLFVNLSQIYIPLYLHKSLNMPATSLATIPLIMYLSSFVMSLIIEKLNTKLGRKVSYCFGVLLGVFACIWIQLGTGLTYTKYQIYPVSLILGSAGSIMLVTSLGVTADFIGQNVNSGAFVYGIMSFTDKLCNGLAVMLIQYFSWIDCKNYYKSVLVYVCATSAMVGLLMILCIKPFHHNTVYNTLHCEQTIEHDNIFITTETIENEPDNSISQENVT encoded by the exons ATGGAAAATGAACACATTGTAACTGATGACTATAGTGAAATAATACAACGTCTTCCTTTTTCTCGGAAACTTTTATATGGAATAGGACATGTTTTGAATGATATTTGTGCTTCTATGTggtttacatatttattagttTTTTTTCATTTGGTATTGGGATTTAATTCAATCTCAGCTGGAATAATTTTACTCATTGGTCAAGTAGCAGATGCTTTGGCTACTCCTTTTGTTGGTTTTCATTCTGATAAGGATGATAACTTTGGATTATGTAAATATGGGAGGAGAAAAACATGGCATTTAATag GTACCTTATGCATATTATTTGCATttccttttatattttcacgttgtATTGGTTGTGAAACTTCTCATGAGTGGGCTCAATTAATCTATTATGCAGCATTTGTGATAATCTTTCAGTTTGGGTGGGCTGCTGTACAAATATCTCATTTGTCCCTAGTTCCAGAACTCACACCTTCTGAATATGAAAGAACAGAACTTATAGCGATCAG atACAGCTTTACTGTTCtctcaaatatttttgtttactgTATTACATGGGCAGTATTACATGTAACAGATACTAATGCTTCCAATTCCCAAATTGGGCCCGATGATGCAAAGAAATTCCAGGAAGTTGTATTTATTGGAATTGGAGTAGGAGCTGTAAcgtctattttatttcataccTTTGTCAAAGAAAACTTTGTTAATAATTCTGatg GTTCGTTGAATAGAAATTCAAGAACAGTATTAGTACTATTAAAAGATGTTCAATTATATCAAGTAGCTTGTATATATATGCCTACTCGTTTGTTTGTAAACTTATCacaaatttatattccttTGTATTTACACAAATCGTTAAATATGCCAGCTACATCTTTGGCTACAATTCCTTTAATAATGTATTTGAGTAGTTTTGTGATGTctttaattatagaaaaattgaatACAAAACTGGGTCGAAAAGTTTCATATTGTTTTGGAGTTTTGTTAGGTGTATTTGCTTGTATTTGGATACAATTAGGTACTGGCTTAACATACACAAAATATCAAATCTATCCAGTTTCCTTAATATTAG gATCTGCGGGCTCTATTATGTTGGTGACTAGTCTTGGTGTTACTGCAGATTTTATTGGACAAAATGTAAATAGTGGTGCATTTGTATATGGAATTATGAGTTTTACAGACAAACTTTGCAATGGATTAGCAGTTATGCTTATTCAATATTT CTCTTGGattgattgtaaaaattactataaaaGTGTTTTAGTTTATGTTTGTGCTACATCTGCAATGGTTGGCTTATTAATGATATTATGTATAAAACCATTTCATCACAATACAG taTATAATACATTACACTGTGAACAAACTATAGAACatgataatatatttattactacaGAAACAATAGAAAATGAACCTGACAATTCAATAAGTCAAGAAAATGTTACATAG
- the LOC126869259 gene encoding major facilitator superfamily domain-containing protein 12-like isoform X1 codes for MENEHIVTDDYSEIIQRLPFSRKLLYGIGHVLNDICASMWFTYLLVFFHLVLGFNSISAGIILLIGQVADALATPFVGFHSDKDDNFGLCKYGRRKTWHLIGTLCILFAFPFIFSRCIGCETSHEWAQLIYYAAFVIIFQFGWAAVQISHLSLVPELTPSEYERTELIAIRYSFTVLSNIFVYCITWAVLHVTDTNASNSQIGPDDAKKFQEVVFIGIGVGAVTSILFHTFVKENFVNNSDGSLNRNSRTVLVLLKDVQLYQVACIYMPTRLFVNLSQIYIPLYLHKSLNMPATSLATIPLIMYLSSFVMSLIIEKLNTKLGRKVSYCFGVLLGVFACIWIQLGTGLTYTKYQIYPVSLILGSAGSIMLVTSLGVTADFIGQNVNSGAFVYGIMSFTDKLCNGLAVMLIQYLSSWIDCKNYYKSVLVYVCATSAMVGLLMILCIKPFHHNTVYNTLHCEQTIEHDNIFITTETIENEPDNSISQENVT; via the exons ATGGAAAATGAACACATTGTAACTGATGACTATAGTGAAATAATACAACGTCTTCCTTTTTCTCGGAAACTTTTATATGGAATAGGACATGTTTTGAATGATATTTGTGCTTCTATGTggtttacatatttattagttTTTTTTCATTTGGTATTGGGATTTAATTCAATCTCAGCTGGAATAATTTTACTCATTGGTCAAGTAGCAGATGCTTTGGCTACTCCTTTTGTTGGTTTTCATTCTGATAAGGATGATAACTTTGGATTATGTAAATATGGGAGGAGAAAAACATGGCATTTAATag GTACCTTATGCATATTATTTGCATttccttttatattttcacgttgtATTGGTTGTGAAACTTCTCATGAGTGGGCTCAATTAATCTATTATGCAGCATTTGTGATAATCTTTCAGTTTGGGTGGGCTGCTGTACAAATATCTCATTTGTCCCTAGTTCCAGAACTCACACCTTCTGAATATGAAAGAACAGAACTTATAGCGATCAG atACAGCTTTACTGTTCtctcaaatatttttgtttactgTATTACATGGGCAGTATTACATGTAACAGATACTAATGCTTCCAATTCCCAAATTGGGCCCGATGATGCAAAGAAATTCCAGGAAGTTGTATTTATTGGAATTGGAGTAGGAGCTGTAAcgtctattttatttcataccTTTGTCAAAGAAAACTTTGTTAATAATTCTGatg GTTCGTTGAATAGAAATTCAAGAACAGTATTAGTACTATTAAAAGATGTTCAATTATATCAAGTAGCTTGTATATATATGCCTACTCGTTTGTTTGTAAACTTATCacaaatttatattccttTGTATTTACACAAATCGTTAAATATGCCAGCTACATCTTTGGCTACAATTCCTTTAATAATGTATTTGAGTAGTTTTGTGATGTctttaattatagaaaaattgaatACAAAACTGGGTCGAAAAGTTTCATATTGTTTTGGAGTTTTGTTAGGTGTATTTGCTTGTATTTGGATACAATTAGGTACTGGCTTAACATACACAAAATATCAAATCTATCCAGTTTCCTTAATATTAG gATCTGCGGGCTCTATTATGTTGGTGACTAGTCTTGGTGTTACTGCAGATTTTATTGGACAAAATGTAAATAGTGGTGCATTTGTATATGGAATTATGAGTTTTACAGACAAACTTTGCAATGGATTAGCAGTTATGCTTATTCAATATTT AAGCTCTTGGattgattgtaaaaattactataaaaGTGTTTTAGTTTATGTTTGTGCTACATCTGCAATGGTTGGCTTATTAATGATATTATGTATAAAACCATTTCATCACAATACAG taTATAATACATTACACTGTGAACAAACTATAGAACatgataatatatttattactacaGAAACAATAGAAAATGAACCTGACAATTCAATAAGTCAAGAAAATGTTACATAG